The genomic stretch TGGTGAGGGTGGCGCTGTTCTGGGTTTTAGCCGCCGCGTCATAGCCGCCGCCTGCCAGCATCCAGCCGATCATCGCCCCGCCCAGCGCCAGGCCGAGCTTCAGCACGAACAGCGTGCCCGCAAAGCTGATGCCGGTCAGACGTTTGCCGTTGGTCCATTCGCCGTAGTCGACGGTATCGGACATCATTACCCACTGAATCGGCGTCACCAGCTGGTGCAGCACGCCGATAACGAAGATGAAGCCGAACATCAGCACGGTGGCATGCATCGGCACGAAGAACATCGCCACGCTGACCACCGCCAGCGCGGCGTTGGTCCACCAGAAGATGCTCACCTTGCACTT from Oceanivirga salmonicida encodes the following:
- a CDS encoding MFS transporter: SGLVGSPEVFVAFLTTYCVGNLIGSALAKPLTDWKCKVSIFWWTNAALAVVSVAMFFVPMHATVLMFGFIFVIGVLHQLVTPIQWVMMSDTVDYGEWTNGKRLTGISFAGTLFVLKLGLALGGAMIGWMLAGGGYDAAAKTQNSATLTIIIALFTLVPAVCYLLSAVIAKRYYTLKTPFLK